CGATGTCGCTGCCGACATTGAGTCCGAGCCAGTGGTCGGCCCACTGCGCCGACGGGGTCCGCCTGGGGTCCATCGCGTAGAGCCTGGCCCCGTTGTGGATCGCCTTGAGAACGTGATGGAAGAAGATCGGGTGATTTTCCCGGGCGTTCGCTCCCCAGAGGAAGACGACGTCCGTCTCTTCCACCTCTCGGTAGGAGCTGGTGCCCCCACCGGCACCGAAGACCGTCGCCAGACCGACGACGCTAGGAGCGTGTCAGGTTCGGTTACAGCTATCGATGTTGTGCGTGCCAAACCCGACTCGGACCAGCTTCTGGGCCAGGAAATTCACCTCGTTGCTGGCCTTCGAGCAGCTGAAGGTCCCGATCGCGTCGCTGCCGTGCCGCGCGATGGTGCGGCGGAACCCCTCCGCGGCACGATCCAGGGCCTCGTCCCAACTGGCGGGACGCAGCTCTCCGCCCTCTCGGACCAGTGGCTCGGTGAGTCGGGTGTACTTCATCGCCATGCAAGATCCTCCCGGTGTGAAACCAGAATGCCTACCACTCCACTACTTCCTTCACTTCATTTCCGCGTCATTTCCGCGGCAGCGAGTGCCGCCCTGCCTCCGGGCAGGTTCCATGGAATGCCGAAAGCCCCAGGTGCCCGGCCGCGAACCAGGCCACCGACAGCGGATCGTTGAGATCGAGCCAGGAAGCCGGTGCGGTGGTGAGCGGGCTGTCGCTGGCCACCGCGATCACCGACGGATCGTCGGGCCAGCACTGGGGCGCACGCCCCTGGGCCGGCCGGTAGACTTCGATCTTGGGATAGCGTTCGTGCCCGAACCCCTCGGCCAGCACGGCGTCCAGCACGGTCGCATCGAGATGGCCCAGCATCGACTGCAGGGACGGCTCCCGGAGCGGGTCGGCCTGCTGCGCCATGAGCGCCCAGCGGTCCCGCGAAGCCACCAATACCTGGTCGGCCCCGGCGGCGCGCAGCCGGTGACTGTCCTTCCCCGGATTGGAATCGATATCGAACCCCAGCTTCGCGTGCTTCAGCACGGCGACCCGCACACCCGCGTCGGTGAGCAACTCGACTACCTGCTCCAGCAGGGTGGTCTTGCCGCTGCCGCTCGAACCGACGAATCCAAGTACGGGGAGACCGGCTGTCATGGGTTTCCTTAACCTAGTGGGCCCCAGCGCACACCGGGAATCTACCCTGGATTGGCCATGCTTGCAGGTGACCCTTGGCCCAAGATACCATCAAATCACTACTTATATCACCTGATAGAGCTGGTCTATCAACTCCCGCCCGTCTCACCCTCAACCAGAGACCAATCCAACCCAGTCACCACGTCCAAGAGGGCGGTCGCGGTTGGCGGAAGCGGATGCCGGTCGGACACGACCAGGCCAACGGTATGGGCAGCCGCCGGCGCCTCGAGCGGCAGGAGGGCGACCCCATCGGCCCCGGAGAGGAGCGGCTGGAAGCCGTACGGCAGCACGCTCGACCAGTAGCCCGACCGCACCAGGGTGCACAGGGTGAACACCGAGTTGGTCTCCAGCGAGGGAGTCACGCTGGCGCCGGCCTGGGCAAAGTGCGCGTTGAGGATTCTCCGGTTCTGCATGTCAGGCGTCAGCAGGCAGAGCGGCAGCGACGCCGCTTCTCGCCAGGTGACCCGAGTGCGCCCGGCCAGCGGTCCCCCGGCCGGCGTGATCAGCAGGTACTGCTCCCGGTAGAGCGGAATGGTCCGAACCCGCAAGAGCGGCTCGTTCTCCAGGTAGGTGATACCGGCCTCGAAGCGGAACTCGTCCAGCCCCAACTGGATGTCCGCCGAAGAGGTAGAGACGATCGTCAGGGTAACGCCGGGATAGCGTCGTGCCAGGGGCGATGCCAGGATCGGGACCGCCGGGAGAGCCGCCGGAACCACGCCCAACCGGAGCCGACCCTCGAGCACCTCCCTCAGGCGGCTGGCTTCCTGCTCCAAGCTTTCCGCGTCCGCGGTGATCCGTTGGGCCCATGCTAGCACCCGCTCGCCTTCCACGGTGAGACCCTCGAATCGATGGCCCCGCTGTACCACCAGCAGGCCGAGCTGCTCTTCCAGTTGCTTGATACCGGCGGAAAGCGTGGGCTGGGTCACCTGGCACGCGGCGGCGGCCCGGGCGAAATGCCGCTCGCGTGCCAGCGCGGTGAGGTATTGCAGGTGCTTCAGAAGCATGGCCTAGGATCTTACCCGCGAGCGCGCCCCTCAGTTCACCTTGATCTTCACCACGAGATCGTTGAATCCCGTCGGTCCGAGCTGCGACTGGACCACCACGAGTACGTGGTGCTTGTCGCCGGCCTGGTCCCTCACCTGACCGCGGATCCGGAAGCCGGAGGTCCCGCGGCCGTGCCCCCCGAAGAGGTTCGAAGAAATGTCGGTATAGAGCCCGGTGCCTTCGGCGACCGGCGAGCCGTCACAGATGCTCTCGGTGCCCGCCGGGAACAGAAGGAGGGGAACCTTGCCATCCGACTTGAACACGAAGTTGACGTTGCCATTGGGGGCCTCGACGAACAAGTCCTTCGAGGCGCCAAACTCCGGGTCGCCGCCAGTGCAGAAATCCGCCGCGGCGCTCGCGGTGGCGCCGATGGCCACGAAGTACGGCGCACCGGGCGCCTTGAAGGTGGCGAAGAACTGGCCGTTCGAGCGGGAAACCTGCGCGCCCGGGCCGGACGGGCTCTTCTCGGTGCGGAAGAACGGGGACGAGCCGGTCTCGGGCGCGGTGGGTACGCTATCGGTGCCGCAGGCGGCAACGGCCAGGCCGCCCGTCATGATGGTTGCGACGGTGCATGCGCTGAACATCTGAGCTCCTGCCTGGGAGTGAACGAGTCCTGCGGACGACACGTCCATTATGACCGGCGCCGGAGCGCTGTCAAGCACGCCCGACGTGTCTCCCCGCGCAGCCTGGTCGTCATATCTGGGAGCAGCGCTGTGGCCTCCCACCCAGGGTCGGGGCATGCGCCTTCACCTCATCGAGTCCGACCAGCGGCACCTCCAGACAGCGGAGTGCGCCTTCGCGAGCCTCCTGTTCCACGCAAGCCTCATCTGGCTCGCCGTGGGCGTGATCGATGGCGCTCAGGTGCTCACCGGGCGCGAGCCCATCGCCGTGCCCTTCGTGCTCCTGCCGCCCGAGCGGCGCGAGGCGCCGCCCGCCGGCCAGACCGCGTCGTTCCAGGTGGGCCAGCCCGGCGGGTACTACGCGGAGGGAGCAGTCCTCGATGGTGCAGGCAGCGGCACCCGCACCGGCGGGCGCCCCTACCTCCGGCAGCGCCCGGGTGAGCGGAGCAGCGCGTTCGGCCTGGCGCCGCTCGGCCACCCGGCCCGGCTGTCCGACAGCGTCTTCACCATGCTCGAGGTCGAGCGGATGGTGGAACGCTACGAGGGGAGCGCGGCGCCCGTTTACCCGCCGAAGCTGAGCGCGTTGGGAAAGGAAGGCCACGTGCAGGCGACCTTCGTGGTGGACACGACGGGCGCGGTGGACATGGCCTCCGTGCGGGTGCTGGAGAGTGACGATCCCCTGTTCACCGAGTCGGTGCGCACTGCGCTCGGCGCCATGCGGTTCCGGCCGGCCACGCGCGGCGGACGGCCGGTGCGCCAGCTCGTGCAGCAGCGCTTCAACTTCCGGATCGCGTCGCCGCCGCAGGGCACCTTGCAGATCAGCTGAAATCGCCCGCCCTCGCTGCCTCGCCGGACGGAACCAAGCTCGCATTCCTGAGCTCGCGGGTGGGGGCGGCGCAGATCTACACCATGACCGCGACGGGAGGAAGCCAGACGCGGATTACCCATACCAGCGTCGGGGAGGGGTCGCCGGTCTGGACGCACTGAGTGGACCGGCTGGGGAAATGCGCCCGGCGCAGCCGATGCGCCGGGCGCTCTCTCTCGGCGGCACGCCGCGTGGCCTTACTCAGCGCAGTCGAGACAGCGCCGCTTCCGCATCGGCGCGCTCAACAAGTGGCAACGGATCGGTAACGGCGTACATGGCGAGGCAGGCGGGGAAGTAGCGGCTCGTGCGGGGAAGGCGGCGAGTCAAGCGAGTCCACGAAGCTCGTCATCCTGAGCCAGCCCCGGAGCTCCTTGCGCTCTCCATCCCCAAACGCCCGAAGACGATCACCGTGCGGTCCAGGCCAGCCAGCCAGTACGGCCGCCTAGGGGTGTGTTTTTGTCTCCCTGAGCGCAGCGAAGGGGGCAACTCCCCTTCCCTCCGGGCGTCGTCACTTCCGATTCGCCGCCATGCGCTCGCGCAGCTCGGTCCGCCAGTTGGGCACCACCACCAGCGGGTAGGCGGTGGATCGCGTGCGCGGGAGCACGAGCCGTGATCCGTCGCGGGTGATGTCGTAGTTCGCCGAGCCGCCGGAGTGGGGAACTCCGCTGAATGCGGTGTCTCGGGAGAGCACGCGGAGGTCCGGGCTGGTGGCCAGCCTGGCCTCGACGATCGCGTTTCCGACCGAGTAGTACAGTCGGGTGCCATCGGCTGACCACATCGCCCCCGCGCCGCCCCCCACCGACACCTGGATCTTGACGGTCGGCTCCGGATACGAGCGGACGTACACCTCGAAAGCGCCGGATTCGTCGGTCGTCAGGGCCGCCCACCGTCCATCCGGCGAGAAGCGCGGGTCCAGGTCAGAGGCCGGCGTGACGTTGAACGGCTTGAGGGCGCGGGTCGAGTCTACCCTCATGCTCTGCAGGTCCCAGGTGCTCGCCGTCAAGGTCTGCAGCAGCACGGTGTGGCCGTCGGGCGCCAGGTCCGCGACCGGCGCCAGGAGGGGCTGCTCCACCAGCAGCTCAGGGGTGGTTCCGCCGCCAAGCGACTGCCGCCACACCGCCCAGTTCGATCCGTTTCCCGGAGCCGCATAGATCACGCTCCGTCCGTCCCGGCTCCATTCGGCGATGGTCATGTTGCCCGAGCTGGTGAGGCGAGACAACGTGCCGGTCTCGAGGTCGTCGACCCAGATGTCGGTCTTGGGGCCGTCGGTCACCAGAACCGCGATGTGGCGGCCGTCGGGCGAGATCCGGGGGGAGTCGAAGCTCCGCAGCTCGCGGCTGACCGGACGGCTGGTCCCGTCACGCCCGACCCACATGAGCTGGGACCGTGCCGCCTCCAGCCCCGTCACCAGCGCGCCTCCCCGCGAGACGAACACGGCGGAGTTGCCGTTGAACGCGCCGATCACGGGCACCGGATCGAGCACCGGCACCGGCTTGCCGGTCACCCGCCGATGGACGACATCGAGCGGTACCGCCATCACGGCCCCATCGGCCAGGACGTACACCAGCGCGTCGTCCACCACCGCGAGCGGCCGGATCGCCTTGAGGCCGAGCCGGACGACCGGGCCCCCGTCGAGCGAAACCATGGCCAGCTCGGAGGTCGGCAGGGCGCCGTGCCAGATCACGAACACGACCGACCGGCCGTCGGGGGTTCCGATGGGCCAGAGATGATCGAATTCGCCATGCGCGGAGTCGGGAGCGGTGAAGGGCACCAGGTCGCCTCCGGCAACGCTCACCTTCGAGAGTCCGTGCGCGCTGATGCCGGACCCGATCACCAGCTCGTCGCTTGTCGTCCAATCCGCGCCGTTGTCGGCGCCCCCCGTGGCGATCCGGACCGGGGCGCTTCCGTCGAGCCGCACCTTCTTGTCCACGTTGTTGGCTTCAAACGCGATCCAGCGTCCGTCCGGGGAGAACAGCGGCTGGTTGCCGTTGTTCGTGCCGGGAATCGCATGACCCTCGAGCTGGTCCGCGCGGCGGACGTAGAGGATGTCCGTTCCGCCAGGCTGGCTGACCGGGTAGACGAGCAGCGAGCCATCGGGAGAGATGGCGGCCGGCCAGGGAGCCCAGTCCGACGCGACCGTCGCGCTGTCGCTGCCGGTGTAGAGGAATCGCACCGTCGGCACGGAAGATTCAGGCCGGGACCGCCACATGAGCGTGCCGGCCAGCCCAAGCCCGGCCGCCGCCAGGACCGCGAGTCCGATGGTGAGCGGATCGCGCAGCCGGGCCCGTGCACTGCCGCGGCTCGCGGCCACGAGGGGGATGGTCCGGCTCGTGACCTGTCTCGTGACCCCCGGTGTCGTCAGTGCGTCGGCGAACTGCGCCGCCGTCGCGAACCGGTCGGCCGGCAGCTTCTCCAATGCCGTGAGCACCGCCGATTCCACGTGCGGCGGAATGGTGTGCCGCTGGGGCAGGAGCGGCCGAGGACTCTCGGTCACCACCCGGGCGACGATGGCCTGCGCGGTCGAGCCGGTGAACGGCGGGTCGCCGGTGAGCATCTCGTAGAGCACCGCGCCCAAGGCGTAGACGTCCGAGCGGGCGGTGATCTCGCGCTCGCCCATGGCCTGCTCGGGACTCATGTAGTGCGGCGTGCCGAGGCTCATGCCGGTCTCGGTCATCCGGGTGCCGGCCTGGCTCGCGGCGAGGGCGATGCCGAAGTCCGCCACCAGCGCGCGCCCGTCGTGCAGCAGGATGTTCTCCGGCTTGATGTCGCGGTGGATCACGCGATGGCGGTGGGCGTAATCGAGGGCGGAGGCCACTTCGCAGGCGATGCGGACGGCGTCGTCCACCGGGAGCTGCTTCTCCCGGGTGAGCCGGTCGCGCAGGCTCTCGCCCTCCACGAAGGGCATCACGTAGTAGAGGAACGAATCCGCCTCGCCCGAGTCGAACAGCGGCAGGATGTGGGGGTGCTGCAGGTTGGCAGTGAGCTTGATCTCCGCCAGGAAGCGCTCGGCGCCGATCACGGCCGCAAGCTCGGGGCGGAGCACCTTGACCGCGACCCGCCGGTCGTGGCGCAGGTCTTCGGCCAGATAGACCGTGGCCATGCCGCCAGCGCCGATCTCCTGCTCCAGGCGATACTGGGCCGACAGCGCTCCCGAGACCCGGAGGGGCAGGCTGCTCATGGCGATCCTCGCGCCGTCTGGGGCGGCGATCCGGCAGGTGGAGCGAGCGTTGGACTGGGAGTGGCTGAAAGATGCAGCCCTGGCG
The nucleotide sequence above comes from Gemmatimonadales bacterium. Encoded proteins:
- a CDS encoding LysR family transcriptional regulator translates to MLLKHLQYLTALARERHFARAAAACQVTQPTLSAGIKQLEEQLGLLVVQRGHRFEGLTVEGERVLAWAQRITADAESLEQEASRLREVLEGRLRLGVVPAALPAVPILASPLARRYPGVTLTIVSTSSADIQLGLDEFRFEAGITYLENEPLLRVRTIPLYREQYLLITPAGGPLAGRTRVTWREAASLPLCLLTPDMQNRRILNAHFAQAGASVTPSLETNSVFTLCTLVRSGYWSSVLPYGFQPLLSGADGVALLPLEAPAAAHTVGLVVSDRHPLPPTATALLDVVTGLDWSLVEGETGGS
- the mobB gene encoding molybdopterin-guanine dinucleotide biosynthesis protein B, translating into MTAGLPVLGFVGSSGSGKTTLLEQVVELLTDAGVRVAVLKHAKLGFDIDSNPGKDSHRLRAAGADQVLVASRDRWALMAQQADPLREPSLQSMLGHLDATVLDAVLAEGFGHERYPKIEVYRPAQGRAPQCWPDDPSVIAVASDSPLTTAPASWLDLNDPLSVAWFAAGHLGLSAFHGTCPEAGRHSLPRK
- a CDS encoding protein kinase, giving the protein MSSLPLRVSGALSAQYRLEQEIGAGGMATVYLAEDLRHDRRVAVKVLRPELAAVIGAERFLAEIKLTANLQHPHILPLFDSGEADSFLYYVMPFVEGESLRDRLTREKQLPVDDAVRIACEVASALDYAHRHRVIHRDIKPENILLHDGRALVADFGIALAASQAGTRMTETGMSLGTPHYMSPEQAMGEREITARSDVYALGAVLYEMLTGDPPFTGSTAQAIVARVVTESPRPLLPQRHTIPPHVESAVLTALEKLPADRFATAAQFADALTTPGVTRQVTSRTIPLVAASRGSARARLRDPLTIGLAVLAAAGLGLAGTLMWRSRPESSVPTVRFLYTGSDSATVASDWAPWPAAISPDGSLLVYPVSQPGGTDILYVRRADQLEGHAIPGTNNGNQPLFSPDGRWIAFEANNVDKKVRLDGSAPVRIATGGADNGADWTTSDELVIGSGISAHGLSKVSVAGGDLVPFTAPDSAHGEFDHLWPIGTPDGRSVVFVIWHGALPTSELAMVSLDGGPVVRLGLKAIRPLAVVDDALVYVLADGAVMAVPLDVVHRRVTGKPVPVLDPVPVIGAFNGNSAVFVSRGGALVTGLEAARSQLMWVGRDGTSRPVSRELRSFDSPRISPDGRHIAVLVTDGPKTDIWVDDLETGTLSRLTSSGNMTIAEWSRDGRSVIYAAPGNGSNWAVWRQSLGGGTTPELLVEQPLLAPVADLAPDGHTVLLQTLTASTWDLQSMRVDSTRALKPFNVTPASDLDPRFSPDGRWAALTTDESGAFEVYVRSYPEPTVKIQVSVGGGAGAMWSADGTRLYYSVGNAIVEARLATSPDLRVLSRDTAFSGVPHSGGSANYDITRDGSRLVLPRTRSTAYPLVVVPNWRTELRERMAANRK
- a CDS encoding energy transducer TonB; this translates as MRLHLIESDQRHLQTAECAFASLLFHASLIWLAVGVIDGAQVLTGREPIAVPFVLLPPERREAPPAGQTASFQVGQPGGYYAEGAVLDGAGSGTRTGGRPYLRQRPGERSSAFGLAPLGHPARLSDSVFTMLEVERMVERYEGSAAPVYPPKLSALGKEGHVQATFVVDTTGAVDMASVRVLESDDPLFTESVRTALGAMRFRPATRGGRPVRQLVQQRFNFRIASPPQGTLQIS